A stretch of the Nothobranchius furzeri strain GRZ-AD chromosome 5, NfurGRZ-RIMD1, whole genome shotgun sequence genome encodes the following:
- the si:dkeyp-84f3.9 gene encoding zinc finger protein 184 isoform X4, protein MSGPDAVFKDEPEEVVLLVTKEKSAQPKRPKVAANDTPSVSGCTVSNPTWTLRSRVERNPSTHGKNSQSSNDIRLSDATTLEMSNAINSHGIIRRGRRKKLPVNKLVPEETFKLEDSKEVPADLSNDGGCGGRAETCKQLEPSAGTHESDTDGKGDQFPPHSGGEQEQPMKLTENVFPQKELPFDPCLNSAEPKEAEGSTERQSVEEPLLKFPDSLTTPTNPDSQRTEPSSTGYVTSSEETPQSAENIPVVKTEAVELNLDNYITSSQSNHSSAEVTVNSNNSNTEKMVFRRKKGGKRRRRIVLKQKEKLVDKQDLVCDAQQKIAEDIPEAIYVKKGSKTLLKCNFCGRLYKFMSQFVVHQRIHTGERPYKCSQCGKGFSKNSNLNLHLKVHEKNSTLKCHICMITCTPSELSSHMMMHNLEELKKSEQESKRPSVKVPETHQEVQRVPATEKNKTKVCQYCGKTFTFQSALARHVRVHTGEKPYKCDICGKAFAQSYFLRVHELTHWSVKRYNCTRCGKSFGHYSNAKNHPCKALQGVGDLQSDQSIKPSLTYTCHICKEVFNHVQEFNIHMKAHTGVRLLRCLHCDKLFSEMSEFDAHRVRCTKSRTTSRAFIKKEETVSLIRYKVPTVKGSPNSAPGTAFNNDLKKKSFQISPKKHAIRVKTPFQSTVIPPQHLSSLVFKLNQLDNRSDPRKYLCPNCGRQFRHMGRLRAHMLTHAPAQSYTCACCGKILGSWNKLWCHQRVHRQRSGRFMCPHCGRGFRFVGTYKKHMKEHSEFHWIKGRTRRVCDPYQCEQCTCSFKTLDLLFKHQHCHVSAQTLHKNPDVELLVDDHSVGSQSNNTPSLSSNKNLTSPSHKYLDPVSHKSPLVPKALSASSRDQNANANPNSLQEGEISQDRVREITPGKPTNPRALTAKNTSKSNEAALDAFHCAVCANVFLTISDLFHHYLEHARGQV, encoded by the coding sequence ATGTCAGGTCCTGATGCTGTCTTCAAAGATGAACCAGAGGAAGTTGTCCTTTTGGTGACAAAAGAAAAAAGTGCCCAGCCAAAAAGACCTAAGGTAGCAGCTAACGACACTCCATCTGTTTCTGGTTGTACTGTTAGCAACCCTACATGGACCTTGAGGAGCAGGGTGGAGAGAAATCCTTCAACACATGGCAAAAACTCCCAGAGCAGCAATGACATCAGGCTAAGTGATGCGACAACTCTAGAAATGAGTAATGCAATCAACAGTCACGGTATTATAAggagaggaagaagaaagaagcTTCCTGTGAATAAGCTGGTTCCAGAGGAAACGTTCAAGCTGGAGGATTCCAAGGAGGTCCCGGCAGATCTCAGCAACGATGGAGGCTGTGGGGGCAGGGCAGAGACCTGTAAACAGTTGGAACCAAGTGCTGGAACACATGAATCTGATACAGATGGAAAAGGTGATCAGTTTCCCCCGCATTCTGGAGGAGAACAAGAGCAGCCGATGAAGCTAACAGAAAATGTGTTTCCACAAAAAGAGCTGCCTTTTGATCCGTGTCTGAACTCGGCTGAACCTAAAGAGGCCGAAGGTTCCACAGAGAGGCAGTCGGTAGAAGAGCCTCTTCTCAAATTTCCTGACTCTCTTACTACTCCAACTAATCCTGACTCACAGAGAACAGAGCCCTCCAGCACTGGTTACGTAACGTCTTCTGAAGAAACCCCTCAGTCTGCTGAAAACATTCCTGTTGTGAAAACTGAGGCCGTAGAGCTAAACCTGGATAATTACATCACGTCGTCACAGTCAAATCATTCTAGTGCCGAGGTCACAGTTAACTCGAATAATTCAAACACAGAGAAAATGGTTTTTAGGCGCAAGAAAGGCGGCAAAAGGAGGAGGAGAATTGTCCTGAAACAGAAAGAGAAGCTTGTAGATAAACAGGATTTAGTCTGCGACGCTCAACAAAAGATAGCTGAGGACATCCCTGAAGCCATCTATGTGAAGAAAGGCAGTAAAACTCTGTTGAAGTGTAATTTTTGTGGTCGGTTGTATAAATTTATGTCTCAGTTTGTCGTCCATCAGCGTATTCATACTGGGGAGAGGCCTTACAAGTGCTCTCAGTGTGGAAAAGGTTTTAGTAAAAATTCAAACTTAAACCTTCATCTTAAGGTGCATGAGAAAAACTCGACTCTAAAATGCCATATTTGTATGATTACGTGTACTCCCTCTGAGTTATCCTCTCACATGATGATGCATAATCTGGAAGAGCTTAAAAAGTCTGAGCAAGAAAGCAAACGTCCGTCTGTGAAAGTCCCCGAAACCCACCAAGAAGTTCAGAGAGTGCCCGCAACTGAAAAGAACAAAACCAAAGTGTGTCAGTATTGTGGTAAAACGTTCACCTTCCAGTCCGCCCTTGCTAGACACGTTcgtgtccacacaggagagaaaccctACAAATGTGATATATGTGGCAAAGCTTTTGCGCAGTCCTATTTCCTACGTGTTCATGAGCTGACGCACTGGTCTGTGAAACGCTACAACTGCACACGTTGTGGAAAGTCCTTCGGTCATTATAGCAACGCTAAAAATCACCCGTGCAAAGCCCTGCAGGGGGTGGGTGATTTACAGTCTGATCAAAGCATAAAGCCTTCACTCACGTACACATGCCACATCTGTAAAGAAGTGTTCAATCATGTGCAGGAGTTCAACATTCACATGAAAGCGCACACTGGTGTGAGGCTCCTTCGCTGCTTGCATTGTGACAAGCTGTTCAGTGAAATGTCTGAGTTTGATGCACATCGCGTTCGGTGCACAAAAAGCAGAACTACCTCAAGAGCTTTTATAAAGAAAGAAGAGACGGTGTCCTTGATTCGGTACAAAGTGCCTACGGTAAAGGGTTCACCAAATTCAGCTCCTGGTACAGCTTTCAACAACGATCTAAAAAAGAAATCATTCCAGATCAGTCCAAAGAAACATGCCATTAGAGTAAAGACTCCCTTCCAGTCGACTGTCATACCGCCGCAGCACCTCTCATCCCTCGTGTTTAAGCTGAACCAGCTGGACAACAGGTCCGACCCCAGGAAGTATCTGTGTCCAAACTGTGGGCGGCAGTTTAGACACATGGGCAGGCTCCGAGCCCACATGCTGACGCACGCCCCAGCCCAAAGTTACACTTGTGCCTGTTGTGGGAAGATTCTAGGAAGTTGGAACAAACTGTGGTGTCACCAGAGAGTCCACCGCCAGCGAAGCGGTCGCTTTATGTGTCCACATTGTGGGCGAGGGTTTCGGTTTGTCGGAACTTACAAAAAACACATGAAAGAGCATTCGGAGTTCCACTGGATCAAGGGTCGGACCAGGAGAGTGTGTGATCCTTATCAGTGTGAGCAGTGCACATGCAGCTTCAAGACTCTCGACTTACTGTTCAAACATCAGCACTGCCACGTCTCAGCGCAGACCCTACACAAGAATCCAGATGTTGAATTACTCGTGGATGATCACAGTGTCGGTTCCCAATCAAACAACACGCCCAGTCTCTCCAGCAACAAAAATCTTACCAGCCCTTCGCACAAATACCTAGACCCAGTTTCTCACAAGTCACCTCTAgtgcccaaagctctctctgcttcTAGTCGAGATCAAAATGCGAACGCTAACCCTAATTCACTCCAGGAAGGAGAGATCAGTCAAGACAGAGTTAGAGAAATCACACCTGGAAAACCCACTAATCCCAGAGCGCTCACGGCTAAAAACACCAGCAAATCAAATGAAGCGGCTCTGGATGCGTTTCACTGTGCCGTGTGTGCAAATGTGTTTCTCACCATTTCAGACCTGTTTCACCATTACCTGGAGCACGCTAGAGGCCAGGTGTAG